In the Enterococcus saigonensis genome, one interval contains:
- a CDS encoding PTS sugar transporter subunit IIC gives MEKLESFLGNKLLPLTQKLQQNKVLSALMEGFIRTSPLTLGIALLTIIGNFPVPGWIDYLTKIGIYQHVEAITNGVTGVFSLYVVYSLAFSYAKQLKTNERNAALISLASFIMLMPQQIMTTVTQNGEATQQAIGALKLDYLGGQGLFIGMLVALLVTRFYAFLSKKNLMIKLPDSVPPMVTQSLAPVFVVTIIFTLVFCLRVVFGYTASGSIFQFFIDVINAPLNSLVASPISIIIIMELLAVLWFFGIHNAVLQGPLGAISMTMIVGNMTAFQSGEKLPYLLPSVIYMGMYAAGFMGFVTFFMIRCQSAKMKQLGKLSFIPSIFNITEPLMFGMPIILNPIFFIPQVFTQLIAGFVTWGLTSTILPISLNPTMSLLPWTTPTFIKMPFAGGLNYTILMLICLGIGIVMWYPFIKIADKKEYELELALEKNGTKIEKKDEMEA, from the coding sequence ATGGAAAAATTAGAATCTTTTTTAGGAAATAAACTGTTACCGCTAACACAAAAATTGCAACAAAATAAAGTCTTGAGTGCTTTGATGGAAGGATTTATTAGAACGAGTCCTTTAACATTGGGCATTGCATTGCTGACAATCATAGGAAACTTTCCTGTTCCGGGCTGGATTGATTACTTAACCAAAATTGGTATTTACCAACACGTAGAAGCTATTACTAACGGCGTAACCGGTGTGTTCTCGCTGTATGTTGTTTATAGCTTAGCATTTTCCTATGCTAAACAGTTAAAGACAAACGAACGAAATGCAGCTTTAATCTCATTAGCAAGTTTTATCATGCTTATGCCACAACAAATCATGACAACTGTGACACAAAATGGTGAGGCAACACAACAAGCAATTGGTGCTTTGAAATTAGATTATCTTGGCGGACAAGGGCTATTTATTGGCATGTTAGTTGCTCTACTGGTTACCCGTTTTTATGCCTTTTTATCAAAGAAAAATCTGATGATCAAATTACCAGACAGTGTACCACCAATGGTCACGCAATCACTTGCTCCAGTATTTGTAGTAACAATTATTTTTACATTAGTTTTTTGTCTTCGCGTAGTGTTTGGTTATACTGCTTCAGGAAGTATTTTTCAATTCTTTATTGATGTAATTAATGCACCGTTAAACTCTTTGGTGGCAAGTCCAATTTCAATCATCATTATCATGGAACTACTGGCAGTATTATGGTTTTTTGGAATTCATAATGCCGTGTTACAAGGACCACTAGGTGCTATTAGTATGACTATGATTGTTGGAAACATGACGGCTTTTCAAAGTGGTGAAAAATTACCTTATTTATTACCATCTGTTATTTATATGGGCATGTATGCGGCCGGTTTTATGGGATTCGTCACATTTTTCATGATTCGTTGTCAATCAGCCAAAATGAAGCAACTTGGGAAACTTTCGTTTATTCCGTCAATCTTTAATATTACTGAGCCCTTGATGTTTGGGATGCCGATTATCTTAAACCCTATTTTCTTTATTCCGCAAGTATTTACACAATTAATTGCAGGTTTTGTAACCTGGGGACTAACAAGTACGATTTTGCCGATTTCCCTTAATCCAACAATGTCGTTATTGCCTTGGACAACACCAACTTTTATAAAAATGCCATTTGCTGGTGGTTTAAATTATACAATTTTGATGCTTATTTGTTTAGGTATTGGAATCGTGATGTGGTATCCCTTCATTAAAATTGCAGATAAAAAAGAATATGAATTAGAACTAGCATTAGAAAAAAATGGAACAAAAATTGAAAAGAAAGATGAAATGGAAGCATAA
- a CDS encoding glycoside hydrolase family 1 protein: protein MKENFLWGASTSAYQVEGAWNEAGKGPSVQDVKEIPEGTTDFKVAVDHYHRFKEDVQLFKELGLKAYRFSISWSRVMPNGQVNEQGIAFYEALIDELISQGIKPIVTVFHFDLPVYVEKKGGWENRETITEFSKYCQLLFERFGEKIPYWQTINEQNVMALAGSVIGTSKKSMKEKFQENHHMLVAQALVTKYFHEQDYAGKIGPAPNIASVYPATDKPEDQLAAFYMSALRNWLFLDVAVYGTYNHNAWHLLETIGAAPKITKEDQAILASGTCDYIAINYYNTMTVSAYYEKENKIDQQSGFGIPGFFQSVENKHLPLTEFGWPIDPKGFRFTLNEIYSRYRLPVLITENGIGAKDTLTIDGKIHDKYRIDYLQEHIKQMELAEKDGVEIIGYCPWSALDLISTHEGIEKRYGFIYVNRTETSLLDLARYKKDSFYWYKKIIETNGL, encoded by the coding sequence ATGAAAGAAAATTTTTTATGGGGCGCATCAACCAGTGCTTATCAAGTAGAAGGGGCCTGGAATGAAGCGGGCAAAGGGCCATCTGTTCAAGATGTCAAAGAAATTCCAGAAGGAACAACGGATTTCAAAGTTGCAGTTGATCATTATCATCGCTTTAAAGAGGATGTGCAATTGTTTAAAGAGCTTGGTCTTAAGGCGTACCGATTTTCTATTTCGTGGAGTCGAGTGATGCCAAATGGTCAGGTCAATGAACAAGGTATTGCGTTTTATGAAGCTTTAATCGATGAATTAATAAGCCAGGGGATTAAACCAATTGTCACCGTTTTTCATTTTGATCTGCCTGTGTATGTGGAAAAAAAAGGAGGGTGGGAAAATCGTGAGACGATAACTGAATTTTCAAAGTATTGTCAGTTATTGTTTGAACGCTTTGGCGAAAAAATTCCTTATTGGCAAACAATCAACGAGCAAAATGTGATGGCACTTGCAGGCTCTGTAATTGGTACAAGTAAAAAATCAATGAAAGAAAAATTCCAAGAAAACCATCATATGTTAGTAGCTCAAGCTTTAGTGACAAAATATTTTCATGAGCAAGATTATGCAGGGAAAATCGGACCAGCACCTAATATTGCCAGTGTTTATCCCGCTACAGATAAGCCAGAAGATCAATTGGCAGCTTTTTACATGAGTGCTTTACGAAATTGGCTGTTTTTAGATGTTGCGGTTTATGGAACTTACAACCACAACGCCTGGCATCTATTAGAAACGATTGGTGCTGCTCCTAAAATTACAAAAGAAGATCAAGCCATCTTGGCTTCTGGTACTTGTGATTATATAGCTATCAATTATTATAATACGATGACTGTTTCTGCTTATTATGAAAAAGAAAATAAAATTGATCAACAGTCAGGATTTGGAATACCAGGTTTTTTTCAATCGGTAGAAAATAAGCATTTACCTTTAACTGAATTTGGTTGGCCTATTGATCCAAAAGGGTTTCGCTTTACCTTAAATGAAATCTATTCTCGATATCGCTTACCTGTATTGATTACGGAAAATGGCATTGGTGCCAAGGATACCCTAACAATTGATGGGAAAATTCATGATAAGTACCGAATTGATTACTTACAAGAGCATATCAAACAAATGGAACTGGCAGAAAAAGACGGCGTTGAAATTATTGGATATTGTCCTTGGAGCGCGCTTGATCTGATTAGTACACACGAAGGCATTGAAAAACGGTATGGTTTTATTTACGTTAATCGAACCGAAACGTCCTTGTTAGATTTAGCACGTTACAAAAAAGATAGTTTTTATTGGTATAAAAAAATAATTGAAACAAATGGTTTGTAA
- a CDS encoding helix-turn-helix transcriptional regulator — translation MNFEALSLVLKRLYHKYLIPLFLITENGQVIIPQNSTWTTDYLNEDYLNPPPQDNIFFYEDSDYFFGNFTCDLPDYGTCLVLVGPCGILGTKRDTFTFHDHQYLAGIHYSKESQQAFIEFVELLYALLNGQIASNRQHKWIYRNRRDGIHTETILTNNLYNRRFEDPFLDSFEFERRYIEAVRRNEPEKIEWLFKKMNHTYNSKLSLNKIENLKYKYSGLITILTRVSVSEGVPISQAYSLSDSLIQKLQNIHTVSECMAHIKETSFLFMELIHDFPYSEISSLVKDLLNYIDTHIYERITISDLAQSVQKHPTHINTQFKNALGQTVHAYINQKKIAEAKFLLLFTDKSYKEIATLLHFSNQSHFIQVFKRFEKETPSEFKNKHFYDIF, via the coding sequence ATGAATTTCGAAGCTCTCTCGTTAGTTTTGAAACGCCTTTATCATAAATATCTGATTCCTTTGTTCCTTATTACCGAAAACGGGCAAGTAATCATCCCTCAAAATTCTACCTGGACAACTGATTATCTTAATGAAGATTACTTAAATCCTCCACCTCAAGATAATATTTTCTTCTATGAAGATAGTGACTATTTTTTTGGTAATTTTACCTGTGATTTACCCGATTATGGAACTTGTTTAGTCTTAGTTGGACCTTGTGGCATTTTAGGAACGAAACGCGATACTTTTACTTTTCATGACCATCAATATTTGGCGGGTATCCATTATTCAAAAGAAAGCCAACAAGCTTTTATTGAGTTTGTGGAATTATTGTATGCCTTACTAAATGGCCAGATAGCTTCTAACCGTCAGCATAAATGGATATATAGAAATCGCAGAGACGGGATCCATACAGAAACAATTTTAACGAACAATTTATACAATCGGCGATTTGAAGATCCTTTTTTAGACTCGTTTGAGTTTGAAAGAAGATATATAGAAGCCGTAAGAAGGAATGAACCCGAAAAAATCGAATGGCTATTTAAAAAAATGAATCATACCTATAATTCTAAGCTTTCGCTCAATAAAATTGAAAATTTGAAATACAAATATTCTGGACTCATTACAATCTTAACAAGAGTAAGTGTCAGCGAAGGTGTCCCTATTAGCCAAGCATACAGTTTGTCTGATTCATTAATTCAAAAACTACAAAACATCCATACCGTATCGGAATGTATGGCACATATTAAAGAAACATCTTTCTTATTTATGGAACTTATACATGACTTTCCTTATTCAGAAATAAGTAGCCTAGTTAAAGACCTACTAAATTATATTGACACACATATTTATGAGCGTATAACAATTAGTGATTTGGCTCAATCAGTTCAAAAACATCCTACACATATAAACACCCAATTCAAAAACGCTTTAGGACAAACCGTTCACGCATATATCAATCAAAAAAAAATAGCCGAGGCCAAGTTTCTTTTGCTTTTCACAGATAAAAGCTACAAAGAAATAGCCACGCTCCTTCATTTTTCAAATCAAAGTCATTTTATTCAAGTGTTTAAACGTTTTGAAAAAGAAACACCTTCTGAATTTAAAAATAAGCATTTCTATGATATTTTTTAA
- a CDS encoding ROK family protein produces the protein MKTLSIDIGGTTIKSAVIDNGQLFDKKSFPTSKNLAELAELLQTLIKNYQNNESFEKVALAVPGAVLETGIVKFGGAVTYLNQVDLISLVQSFFPGKVVVENDAKAATLGEMKRGNLQGVENAAALILGTGVGLGIVINGKLYKGEHRQAGEISFLVRDRQIVGIDSFVGSGLSAVALIAKLAKVLEVPKDGKLVFDELKKNTNPEAEEILNAYCQEIALLCFNLQTILDLEKIVIGGGISQQKSLIDKIQMNYKQLFLVSPLIEQTLSKISIEAAKFKADANLFGAAEVK, from the coding sequence ATGAAAACATTAAGCATTGATATTGGAGGAACAACTATTAAATCAGCAGTAATCGATAATGGACAACTATTTGATAAAAAAAGTTTTCCCACATCTAAAAACTTAGCTGAATTAGCAGAGCTACTTCAAACTTTGATTAAGAACTATCAGAATAACGAGTCCTTTGAAAAGGTTGCTTTGGCTGTGCCAGGAGCTGTTTTAGAAACTGGCATTGTAAAATTTGGTGGGGCGGTCACTTACTTGAATCAAGTTGATTTAATCTCACTTGTTCAGTCTTTTTTTCCAGGAAAAGTTGTTGTCGAAAATGATGCTAAGGCGGCTACTCTTGGAGAGATGAAAAGAGGAAATTTACAGGGGGTAGAAAATGCAGCTGCGCTCATTTTAGGAACGGGCGTTGGGTTAGGTATTGTTATCAATGGAAAATTATACAAAGGCGAACATAGGCAAGCTGGAGAAATTAGCTTTTTGGTGCGGGATCGTCAAATAGTAGGGATAGATTCATTTGTTGGTTCAGGTCTTTCGGCAGTCGCTTTAATTGCGAAACTTGCAAAAGTATTAGAAGTACCAAAAGATGGAAAACTGGTTTTTGATGAACTAAAGAAAAATACAAATCCTGAAGCTGAAGAAATATTAAATGCGTATTGCCAAGAAATTGCACTCCTTTGTTTTAATCTACAAACAATCTTGGATTTAGAAAAAATCGTGATTGGTGGAGGAATTAGTCAGCAGAAGAGCCTTATCGATAAAATTCAAATGAATTATAAACAATTATTCTTGGTTTCACCACTAATTGAACAAACGTTAAGTAAGATCTCAATTGAAGCGGCAAAATTTAAGGCAGATGCAAATCTGTTTGGGGCAGCGGAGGTAAAGTAG
- a CDS encoding PTS sugar transporter subunit IIB, with translation MTKNIMLVCSAGMSTSMLVTRMEQAAKANNLEVNIFARSASEAETIIENEKLAAILLGPQVRFMLQQFKEKVEQYHTPVAVINMSDYGMMNGEKVLQFAMEMIGGA, from the coding sequence ATGACAAAAAATATTATGTTAGTATGCTCAGCTGGAATGAGCACAAGTATGCTTGTAACAAGAATGGAACAAGCCGCAAAAGCGAATAATTTAGAGGTTAATATTTTTGCTCGTTCTGCCTCAGAGGCAGAAACAATTATTGAAAATGAAAAATTGGCTGCAATATTATTAGGACCGCAAGTAAGATTTATGCTACAACAATTTAAAGAAAAAGTAGAACAATACCATACACCTGTAGCGGTCATAAATATGAGTGATTATGGCATGATGAATGGTGAAAAGGTACTGCAATTTGCGATGGAAATGATTGGAGGCGCATAA
- a CDS encoding glycoside hydrolase family 3 N-terminal domain-containing protein, with translation MEKKKLKELFNSLTIDAKISQLIQLNGDIFVESGVMNTGPVKDLGFKKEPNFYEIGSIYNVNDHQKLYQIQKDVLKNSTYKIPLLFMSDIIYGFRTVFPIPLAQAGSYDFDLIKQAAEISAKESYRNGIHVVFSPMLDLVRDPRWGRVMESPGEDVYTSKQFAKSVVKGYQGEDDTYLKEDHVAACIKHFAAYGAPESGREYNQVELSNQKLFNEYLQPYQAAVDAKCELVMTAFNLLNGVPATGNQWLNETVLRERFGFRGVLVSDYAAIAELAPHGYAKDAKDAAKKGLLAGVDLDMMTSTYANALPELVKEAEFAQRLDNAVWRILVLKNKLGLFENPFRGLKQENTGEVLTTESKKIATTLVEKSCVLLKNKALLPLDPDTKQKIAVIGPYAESHFTLGFWASVSGRSSDVYTLKSGLLEQFDKEQLYFSRGFNLYENYEPFGPLKDMFEQLNGPIEDEGYLLEQSLEQAKKSDVILLTLGEQFLESGEGASKSNLHLPEKQIRLIKMLSRLNKPIIALLYTGRPLVLTEVEKYFDSLLVVWFPGVMGGKGITNLLTGKANPSARLSMSFPRSEGQIPVYYAHTSTGRPLANSTHTERFVSKYIDESNDPLFSFGSGLSYTSAEGHWLSIEESEEKLHCHFEVQNLNDSEGWLTAQIYLLNYAAEIVQPVKRLVATQHFLLKAKEQQELAADISKEDLGFFDNNGEFHLNKGEYVFQLDILGQKENHSIIITKGVSSWKN, from the coding sequence ATGGAGAAAAAAAAATTAAAAGAGCTATTTAATTCACTAACTATCGACGCTAAAATCTCTCAGCTGATTCAGTTAAATGGAGATATCTTTGTTGAAAGTGGTGTAATGAACACAGGGCCAGTAAAAGACTTAGGTTTCAAAAAAGAACCAAACTTTTATGAAATAGGATCAATTTATAATGTAAATGATCATCAGAAATTATATCAGATTCAAAAAGATGTCTTAAAAAATAGCACATATAAAATACCTCTGTTGTTCATGTCAGATATTATTTATGGATTTCGAACAGTTTTTCCTATTCCTTTAGCTCAAGCTGGTTCCTATGATTTTGATTTAATCAAACAAGCAGCTGAAATCTCAGCAAAAGAAAGTTATCGAAATGGTATTCATGTTGTTTTCTCTCCAATGCTTGATTTAGTGCGTGATCCACGATGGGGAAGAGTGATGGAATCACCTGGTGAAGATGTTTATACAAGTAAACAGTTTGCTAAAAGTGTGGTAAAAGGCTATCAAGGTGAGGATGATACCTATCTGAAAGAAGACCATGTTGCAGCATGTATTAAACATTTTGCAGCCTATGGAGCTCCCGAAAGTGGTCGCGAGTACAATCAAGTGGAATTATCAAATCAAAAATTATTCAATGAATATCTGCAGCCCTATCAAGCTGCGGTAGATGCAAAATGTGAATTGGTTATGACTGCATTCAATTTATTAAATGGTGTTCCAGCAACAGGTAATCAATGGTTGAATGAGACCGTATTAAGAGAAAGATTTGGCTTTCGTGGTGTATTAGTATCCGATTATGCTGCCATTGCAGAATTGGCGCCCCATGGATATGCCAAAGATGCTAAAGATGCGGCAAAAAAAGGATTACTGGCAGGGGTGGATCTGGATATGATGACGTCGACCTACGCTAACGCATTGCCAGAGTTAGTGAAAGAAGCGGAATTTGCCCAACGATTAGATAATGCGGTGTGGCGTATTCTAGTTTTGAAAAATAAATTAGGCTTGTTCGAAAATCCCTTTAGAGGATTAAAACAGGAAAATACAGGTGAAGTTTTAACCACAGAGTCAAAGAAAATTGCAACAACACTAGTTGAAAAAAGTTGTGTCCTCTTAAAAAATAAAGCATTACTTCCATTAGATCCAGATACAAAGCAAAAAATTGCTGTTATAGGACCTTATGCGGAAAGCCACTTTACATTAGGCTTTTGGGCATCTGTCAGTGGTAGATCTTCTGATGTATACACGCTTAAATCCGGTCTTTTAGAGCAATTTGATAAGGAACAATTATATTTTTCAAGGGGGTTTAATTTATACGAAAACTACGAGCCATTCGGGCCATTGAAAGATATGTTTGAGCAATTAAACGGTCCGATTGAAGATGAAGGTTATCTTTTGGAACAGTCGCTAGAACAAGCAAAAAAATCAGACGTCATTCTTTTAACGCTTGGTGAACAATTCTTAGAAAGTGGAGAAGGGGCTTCAAAAAGCAATCTTCATTTACCTGAAAAACAAATTCGACTAATTAAGATGTTATCAAGATTGAACAAGCCCATAATTGCATTATTATATACCGGACGGCCTTTAGTATTAACAGAAGTAGAAAAATATTTTGATAGTTTGCTAGTGGTATGGTTTCCAGGGGTAATGGGAGGAAAAGGGATTACGAATCTTTTAACTGGGAAAGCGAATCCTTCAGCGAGATTATCAATGTCTTTTCCAAGAAGCGAAGGGCAAATCCCTGTGTATTATGCCCATACTTCTACCGGTCGCCCGCTAGCAAATAGTACTCATACAGAACGTTTTGTTTCAAAATATATTGACGAATCAAATGACCCACTATTTTCTTTTGGATCAGGCCTAAGCTATACAAGCGCTGAAGGTCACTGGCTATCCATTGAAGAAAGTGAAGAAAAGCTTCATTGTCATTTTGAGGTACAGAATTTAAATGATTCTGAAGGTTGGCTCACTGCGCAAATTTATTTGCTTAATTATGCTGCTGAAATTGTTCAACCTGTTAAACGGCTAGTTGCCACACAGCATTTTCTATTAAAAGCAAAAGAACAACAAGAGTTGGCAGCTGATATTTCAAAAGAAGATTTAGGTTTTTTTGATAATAATGGCGAGTTCCATCTGAATAAAGGCGAGTATGTTTTTCAACTAGATATATTGGGGCAAAAAGAAAATCATTCAATAATAATAACTAAAGGAGTATCATCATGGAAAAATTAG